The genomic DNA cgaagttcacatttaatcactttagtaccaagccacctTCGGCTACCACAACAgactaaatataataattgtatacacatcatggtttcctttagatattcaataatcaaaatcgtgatatctccactagcacatatacggcatagtttattcattgtaacactcatttagtgcatcaaatttccaaatccaattcaacttaggcataatagccataatcgacttatagccttaaatcattacatattcggcacattaactaaataaaatttacattccctttaccatattaatttaactcttaggcatataaaaaggaatcaagcttaaacacttaagaacttaccttgaatgttgccgaacaattacaacggctattcgattactttctcttttcccttatccgaattttgcccctctataCTCTTGagcttggatttttcttccccaagtgaccgaacattcaagagctcttttcctctcatttctcttctattttcaattttcatgaacaagaatgaacaaaaaccttccttttcttcctttttgttattctattactaaacattttatgacacaaaataacatatattatttgtgtcatacttatgccataacttcaataaaaaattttgcacatgttgtctaccattaacaccatggccggccactacacataaaatgaggagtttgacatgcaaatcctcctattttgcactactatttattaggctactacatattagcctatagcattttcaaaaattttcacataggtcctatttcataatttcactcacaaatggcagaatcaaagcatgggattttcacacatgcactttcacatgaaataaacacataatataacatttgattatttttgggactcggttttatgatcccgaaaccactttccgactagggccaaattagggctgtcacaatattgTTTGTAATAATCCATCTTTGTTGGAATGAAATTTTCTTTATTCAAAAAAAGAAAACCCGAAAATACaacataataagaaataaaatagtgTAATATGAACATAAATGAATGAAtagaaatttatataaaataagcaCAAAACCAAATTTAAAATGATTTCACATGCTATAACTCTAACATTTATAGTCATTCATCCCTCAATTTACTTTTAGCTACAAAATTATTCACAATTTTGACTGTATTACCAAAATGCCAATCAATCGAGGTTGTATACTTTATAAAATGTAAATTACTTTTGATTATTGGAACTCTATATTTGTTGGATTAAATTAGGTTGAATAACTAAAGTAAGCCCTAAACAATTGTTTCATTGGATGCTCTCCCTGCCCCACACTATTGCAGTCTTGCTCAGTAATCATGGGTTGAAATGAGTgcaaccattttttttctttttcgggAAAAAAAGAAGTTGATGTTCCTGGAGTTGAGTTTTCTTTTAATTGCACACCAAAtggttttcaatttctatcttgaTGTCAAACTTCAAATGGCTTGCTTGAAGATTATGCTGTTGGCGCTCGTATGAAATTAATTCTCTATCCATGTAAAAATGCATAGCTTGGTTGAGGCTGGTTTACTCTCATCAAAGTTGCAGCTAAATTATGCAAGGCAATAGGATATGAAGGAAATAAAACAAATGAAGCATGGGTGGGGGGAAAGAAATTAAGATGGAAAAAAGAAATGAATGACCCACACACACTAGCCTCCAACTTCAGCTGAAAGCAATGTTGGCATTCAAAGTGTATACATTATTGTGCTCATAGCTTTCTTCAATGCAATAAGTGAAATTTGATAATACCCCAACTTTCACTCACcaccataataataatattaatgtgTTTGATTTGTTTTCCATCAAAGTCAAAAGAAAAGGGCTCACTTAAAATCTTTTGTTGGGACTTGGAAGACTCTTTTATCTAGGGAATATTGCTTGCAACCCAACCAAAGCACAAACACCCATGTCTATCTCCctccacatttttttttattttattataaattcccCCAAAAAAAATACAATAGAATTTTCCCATTGGATTCTCAGTTTGGGAGTCAGTCTTGGATGctttttgtctttttcttttattcaccCAGTTTCCTACTTACAGGGTTTGACTCATGAAGTTTGAGagcataaataatttaaattaggtTGAGTGAAAACGTCTTTCAATTGGTATCCACATTTCTGAATTGTCAAGTCTTAACTAAACGATGTGGATTTGATAACCAATGTTTATATTCACTAAAAGTCATATAATTTTTTCATCAATTGAGGAGTCAGTAATAATAGAGTAGCTaccaaatattatatttttctaacttctttgtaaatataaacaaattatTACTACCAGCACACCAAGAACAAACAATTCATGCAATTCAGAATTCgcaatattgatgatgatgcaaacACTCATAATCAATAAGCTAAACATTAAGATTCATTATAGAGACATGACATCAACCTAAATTCATTGATAAATGTTTTACTTGGGACAAAATAATAatcttatatatatactttttaaggttttattaaattttttaatttttgatagTGAGAAAATGATTATGCGTGAAGAAGTTAGCATTGCAATTGATTGGAATTTATACTATGATATGGAAAACATAAAATTATTGTATAACTTGGGTTTTTGATGAGGTTAAAAAGGAAAAACACTACTCTTTTTCTTTCCCAATTTATTTACCCTTACCCTTTATTCTATATCTTAATTATAAGAAGACCTTAAGGaaacacaaaacaaaaaataCTGATTTTTTTCTGATAAAAGAAAATTACATTTTGAATCCAAATAAAATGTTTTTAGTGTGGAATAAGCAATGAACCCCTAACAATAATTGCGAGAATATTAACAAAAACAGTAATTGTGTGAAATCAACATATTTACAAAATTGTTATTTTCAAACAGCTAAATAGAATTGTACAAATAGTTTAATTTGAAGTAAAAATGGGTTTGTTCCAGGCTGGTAAACAAGTATCTTGGATGCTTTTAGGGCTGACCTGATTCAGGGACACCATAATTACTGTCCTTTTTTAACTTTACACTTTTGGTTAAAAGAGTCAAAACTTTTTTAATCAAAAGTCAACTTTTAAAAGAGAAAAGCTacagaataattaaattatatggcaATTTGGTCTCACCTACTCTTTTCACAGTTTCACCActcattaatttatatattaacaaCTGCATACcgcaattaaaataattttagtatcCACATTGTGTTCGCCAACCTACAAAAGTTCATTTTCCTGACTCGTAGAGGATACTTGCATATTAATTTGTAAAAGACGATTAACTCTCCCTCGAATAATTGCCttcttactatatatatatatatattattaggaatataacccaaaatttattttttaatatttacaaaaaattatttatatatatatccttCCAATGTCAAGCATTGATACTTTACTTTTCGATATTTCTGGTATGAATTATCTAATTTTAGATATTAGAATTATTGAGCTTAAGATTTAGTTTTAAATCTTTAGTttgttcatttttctttaatCAAATATAGCTCTAAACATTGTTAGTGTAATGTAAAGTCAATAGTATAATTAGGGATGTCTTGAGGCATCGTTGTAGCACCACTCAATTGAGATTATCGTTGTATAATCTTGAAATCTTGAATTTAGAATtttgggtttaaggtttaaggtctaGAGTATAaggtttaaattaaaaaaattacagaTGTGTCAATTATATgaaaaaaaatgttgaaatgactctaaataattaataagagATGCAAAATAATGTGACATCTTTATTTCATACAATATTTTACTATGAGATAAGTATAACTTGTAATTCCTTTCCCTCTCAAATGTGTATAGCTTACTATTTTAGAGGAAGTGTGAGTAGGCAATAGAATGGGTTAAGGTTTTTGACTCTTGTGCAGCACTTCCACAAAATCAGGCTGGGGCTTGCTAAATTTCTAATGCAGACAACACACAGACCTGGTTTCTTAGCAATACAATCTAAGCAAAGTATTTTAAACTTGACTAAAAATGATTAAAGATCTTAACACCCTTTCCATAAAACAAAACACgttgtttgtttaattacttaaacaCGCTTGTTGTTTTCTATTAAAGAAAAAGGATTACAAACATTTAACAACTACAATCTCGTACAACATAAAAGCTTAAAAGTCCAAAAGATAATAAAAGCGTTCTTCACTTCAATCAGACTTCTACGGTTGACTAAATAGAATCAAGGGAGACTCATGCCGATTACTTTGGTTGCAAAACTATAAGGCGAGTATGGCCACCTTAATGCGAAAGAGTCTCAGTCCAGGTCCTGGCGATGAAAATACCAGCGTAGGCTTCAAACAAcatatgaaaagaaaaaagatcCAGAACAAATCAATCTTGatgcatcttaaaaaaaaaaaaaagctcaagAATGACTGTAACAGTAACTATAATGGAAAGTCAAAACTCTATCCAAAGAATGAACAGGTCATAAATagtttgtttttatttgtttatcaaGTTAAATAAACTtatatgaacaaaattttcagcgATCAAAACTTGTTTGGTTCAATGAACAAGctcatttaataaattatttaaagctcatttaaaatttgtttattatttaattattatatattaataagattatttttattatttatgtacttattttatatctaaaagttaaaatatttatttttcatgaaTATATTCATGAATATGTTGATAAAATGTTTTTAAACTGAAATTAGATAATCTTATAAACAATAATAAATATGGGTGCAGCTGAGAGGCAGGAGACAACAgattattttacaaaaaaaaagaagagaaaaatggattggAGAGGGTGAGTTAAAAATCTGAAGATTATTGGGATATTGaagaattaataaataaatttaaaaaaggaTAGAAATATATCCATAAATATAGAAATCCAAAGAAAAATTATTCCCTGAAATGAATCTGATAAAATGGTAAACTATTAAGAATATGTCAGCGGCAAAACCGGGTGTCACTTTCCTCAACAATTGCTCTAATCTTGATACCTTGCTTACACTCTTCAAtaccattttattttttttaatttaattttctttcaaaattaagtttttttttttatggcaTGCAAAGTTCTTCATTGACGGTGACAACACATTAGAGCtttcctctttcttttttttttaaaaatagtttttaattataattaattaattaataacaatATATGTAAACATCGAAGTCCAATCTACGACTTTTGTCTGTTGTCTTCTCAGTCTTCGGTTGTCTTCACTCTATTCTATGCTATTCACGAGAACTTATATAtcctaagattttttttttattatttttcatttcatttttgtttttcaCGGTTTGACATTCACTCCTTTTCTACTTTACTGTTTTTATCTTTTAGACTTGGTTGAGTAAAGCTTTGTTATGTTTTTAAGTCCTCAAAGTGGGTTTTATTAtcttaatttcaatttttcaaaaaataatcaTATTGCTTTAATAGCTATCAATATGatcatttttgtaattttttaagttACTATTTATTCATTGTTACTATTTAATCTtagtattaatttttattatgttaaacataatatattaattatttttattttcgtttACTTGCTGGGGAACACAATCTTCAAATTTGACAAAATGTATATTTTTTCATGCTGAATGAAGAGCAACCTTGATTGAAAACATGTATAGAGGTAGCGAGCTTTTTAAAGGTCATTGGATTACCTCTTATTCCAATGTACGTAGAGCCATTGCTTCTAGCCATGGTGAAAATGTGGAGACTTCAAAGACTCTTATCTTTCACTTTTTTTGTGGTGCAAAAATAATCACCTTGGAAGTTATCGCCCTAATCATGGGCCTTCCAATTGAAGGTAGTGTTGTAATTAGTGTGGCTCAATATGATTTTGAGCTAGTAATGAGGTTAAGTGGGCATTATCTAGTCGATAAGAGTAACATCAAGGGGGAAGGGGGGTGAGTGAAGTTCATCTGCTTGAACATTTGCCAGTAGACGAAGTCAACAACAAACATCAGTTTAAGTAATATAATAAAGCTTACATTGTAAACACCCCTTATCCAGTCTGATTGTTAAACCTGAGTTATAAGATATTACAATAAGTTGGTGGAGAAAGATGTACGACAAATTTGAATGAACTTAGAATATCAGCTTCCCTAAACCCTTGCTCATCATCATCCAACTCGACATATAACTCCATTGCAACATTCCTTGTCGAGTAATGTGTTGTTTTCATTATCAACAAGATCAAAGGAGTTATACATGCGGTAATTGGAAGACATtgaaaatttatagaaaattcttGATATATAATATCATCTCAATTGAGTTATAATTTTTGATTTGATATTTAACTTTAGTTCATAAATATTGACACTTTTAttgaatttcatgtttatttgatGCATCGATTTAAATACAATACCaattttaatttaatgaatttatcCATTGTAATATCCATGAAAAAATATTGTTACTCATTTTGCATACGAAACTTGCAAAAAAAATACTTATTCACGTATGCTTAATATCAATTAACATGATTTATAATTATATTGTACATCACAACAAAAAAGAAAACCATAAGTAGCAAATAAAATGTGAAACATATAAAATATTGAATATTtaattagcatcaaatataaaatattaaacataactagcattataaataatattatcaATAAAGAAATATAAactaaacttaaattatattttaaaataaaactgaCACTGATCAAAATTTCCATCGGAATAtaacttaaaatttattattttaatttactacGAGAACAAAACGTTTCGATTGATAGAAAGAGTATCAAAACATAATTATTTACATTAAAGTTTACGAAATTTTTATAGTTAAAAGAAAACCATTAAAGTTTTCAAACTATGGGTGATGTGGCCACATATGGAAGTGACACGTGGACAAATGAAACGTTCTGATACTTTTGTACTGATCAAAATatgtttattataaaaataaaaattgaatgtatcaaaaactaaaactaaaataaaaattagttaaatttctcaaattttacaaaatttgaaaatttttaaaatgaaaaatcacattttcttgaaaattcaaaaaattcaaaaaaattgaaattgttaaaattttaaaaaatataaaatataaaatataaaaattcaaaaaaattagaaataaaaagcAAAAATTGTCCTGTCAACATTAATCAACACCGATTAATGCCCACTCATTTTGAAttcttataattttataattttgtaatttaaactttttatacttttaaaattttaaaatattttaattgtttatatattttcaattttataattttataagatttaaactaatttttaaaattgtttaaatttatatttttaattatttttatttttaagttttttaaaatttaaaataattatataagaaGACACATGTCATTCTCCCCCATTTGTCCACATATCACCTCAATATTTAGCCACTTTATCccattgttaaaaaaaaaatcggTATTAATGTAGGGACCAATTTGTACGACGGATATCAACTTTTGAAACCAATTggatccaaaaaaaaaatttaagagctAATTCGAGAAATTTTATAAAGTTGAAGGACTAGTCTATATATTAAGCCCAAAGTTTTAAAGCAATCGGAaccaaccataaaataataaaaattagacttGGTTGGCACTTGGCATTTGGGTTGAATGAGGTTGGTGAAAGGTCAAATCCTATTAACTCCGGTTTTCTCTTTCTTAATCTTAGGGGGCAATTTACAAAGTAAAAAACCAAAGCAAAACTGGAAaaaggtgttttttttttttgttggtaGTCAGACAAAGCGTCTCTACTTTTCCTCAAACTTCTTTAAATCCATTATATTTTCAACTAGTGAGAATAACCAAAACCCTAAAATGATAAACTCTTTTTAATTATTCTATATttatcttaattttaattttatacatttCACTATATATTTGAATATCCAACAGAATGTGTCCTCCATTGCAGCCGTTCTTTGGGATTACGACGGCTTCTTTGTGTGAGGAGTGTTGGGATCATGGTCGAACTTCTTGCTATTTAGGAGTGGATAATTTAATGTTTGAATTGGATTGTAGTGATACCATTATGGCTCTTAATGTGTCTTTTTTGAATATTTCTGAATTTGGTAGACTAGACGGTTTGCCAACAAGGTGGCTCATGAATTTACTTGGGTAGCTTTGTTCAATGATAGTTGTCAAATATGGGAAGCTCTTCCCACATCGCTTTGTATAAAATTATCGGTATGAGATTTTAAAAATCTTTCGAATATTTAAGGTAATTATTCTTGATTTTCTGTTTATTAATATATGAGTTTcctttgaagaaaaaaaaaatatatttcctCTATATactgtttaaaaataaaaataaaaaaagtatcgCACACTCCATATGTTAAATCTAATACTTTTAATTGGTTCTACTTTGGCAATAGGTCAACACTTATGGCACAATATCCTACGTAACAAAGACTACAGGTAACAGTTAGtatttttatttcaaccaaaGAAAGAGAGTATCTTTTGTGTTTATTgggtttatttaaataaaaatttgtaaaattaaatattaaaaatttctgAATTAAAGGCAATTGTAATAATGATTTTATCTATCGTGAATAGAGTAAAAATACTTTAACATAAATTTAGAATAATGTCAAGTGTTGTTCTAAATTATTTTATGAGTAATTTATTTATCACACTTTAAAATAATTTGTAAAGTATAAAAaaaccctaggagataaattacttgttttattataattttactaCAACCTTAAAATAAATTACGTCATGAAAAAAATAGACTCTACGATAAAATAAAAGCCCTAAAATTCatgattatttcagaaaattCATTCCATATAGTTAACACATTTTCAGaaacattattaaaaataagaGGAGAAAAGTTTGAAAAGGAAAGTCTCATTTTTCCCTTTTCAGTAAcatcaaaacaaaaagaaaaagaaactacTGTATATACACCAAGAAATCCCATGGGTTATGATGGAGAGTTGTTTTCAACTTTAGCATAGATACATCCACCAGCCTATCTACATCTTAGCAAATACGTTTCTCTGAGTGACACTCGCTCACTTCACACCTTAGTTTTATAGGAAACACTGAAAACAACTAAACCCAAGCTCTTCTTCCAGTCCCTTCCAATGGCTACACTCTGCAAATACCCTTTTCTTCTCTCCCTCTGCTTCACATTCTTCATGTTTTCCTCAGCTTCAACTCAAGAAGCTGATGCCCTTCTTAATTTCAAGGCTTTCATTGATGACCCTAATCACTCTCTTTCCAGTTGGTCTAATAATTCAGGTGTTCATCACTGTAACTGGACTGGTATTACCTGCATTCCTACTCCTTCACTCTATGTATCCTCCATTGACCTTCAAAGCTTGAATCTTTCTGGTGAAATACCATCTTCAATATGTGAACTACCCTATTTGTCTCATCTTAACCTTGCTGATAACCTTTTTAATCAGCCTATTCCACTGCACCTCTCTGAGTGCAGTTCCTTGGAGACTTTGAATCTTAGTAAAAATCTCATTTGGGGTACCATCCCAGATCAGATTTCACAGTTTGATGCCTTGAAAGTTCTTGACTTGAGCAAAAATCATATTGAAGGGAAGATTCCTGAGAGTATTGGGTCATTGGTGCATCTTCAAGTGCTCAACTTGGGAAGCAACTTGCTTTCAGGTACTGTTCCTTTTGTGTTTGGCAATTTTACTGAGCTTGCTGTACTTGATTTGTCCCAAAATGCTTACTTGGCGAGTGCGGTTCCTACTGATATCGGAAAGCTTGAGAAGCTTGAGCAGCTGTTTTTGCAAAGATCTGGTTTTCTTGGTGAAATCCCTGAATCttttgttggtttaaataatttGATCACTTTGGATCTTTCTCAGAACAATCTAACTGGTAAGCTTCCACAAACACTAGGCTCTTCTCTAAAGAACTTGGTGTCCTTTGACGTCTCAGAGAACAAGCTCTTGGGGTCATTTCCAAGTGGTATTTGTGATGGAAAAGGCCTTAAAATCCTCAGTCTCCATACTAATTTCTTTAATGGTTCAATAACTGAGTCCATTTCTAAGTGCTTGAACCTTGAGATATTTCAAGTTCAAAACAATGGATTCTCAGGTGATTTCCCTCATGGATTATGGTCCTTACCAAAAGTTATGCTGGTCAGAGCAGAAAACAATAGGTTCTCTGGGGAATTGTTAGATTCAATATCAAAGGCTGCTCAGTTGGAGCAAGTTCAGATAGACAATAATAGCTTTACTGGTAAAATACCACAGGGTCTTGGCCTGGTAAAGAGCTTATACAGATTTTCAGCTTCTCTTAATGGTTTCTCTGGTGAAATACCTCCAAACTTTTGTGATTCACCTGTTATGAGCATAATAAATCTTTCCCACAATACCCTGTCAGGTCAGATTCCAGAATTGAGGAAATGCAGGAAACTGGTTTCCTTGTCTTTAGCAGACAATAGTCTTACTGGAGAAATCCCACCTTCCCTTGCTGACCTACCAGTGCTAACTTACCTTGATCTATCTCATAACCAACTTAGTGGTTCCATTGCACCAGGGTTGCAGAACTTAAAGCTGGCTCTCTTCAACGTATCCTTCAACCAACTCTCTGGTAGGGTCCCATCGTCTCTAATATCAGGCCTACCAGCTTCATTTTTGGAAGGAAATCCTGGACTCTGTGGCCCTGGATTGCCAAATCCTTGCTCCGATGAACACCCGAAACATCATTCTTCTGGTTTGAAAACCTTGACATGTGCCCTCATATCTATAGCTTTTGCCATGGCAATGGTGATTGTTGCTGCTGGCGTGTTTGTGTTTCATAGATTTTCCAAGAGGAAGTCTCAGCCAGGCGTTTGGAGATCAGTCTTCTTCTACCCTCTTAGACTCACCGAGCATGATTTAGTAATGGGGATGGATGAGAAAAGTGCTCTAGGAAATGGTGGTCCTTTTGGTAGGGTTTATACCATAAGTCTACCCAGTGGTGAACTAGTTGCCATAAAGAAACTGGTCAATTTTGGGACCCAACCTTCCAAAGCTTTAAAGGCCCAAGTGAAGGTATTGGCCAAGATGAGGCATAAGAACATTG from Gossypium arboreum isolate Shixiya-1 chromosome 9, ASM2569848v2, whole genome shotgun sequence includes the following:
- the LOC108457464 gene encoding probably inactive leucine-rich repeat receptor-like protein kinase At5g06940, with the translated sequence MATLCKYPFLLSLCFTFFMFSSASTQEADALLNFKAFIDDPNHSLSSWSNNSGVHHCNWTGITCIPTPSLYVSSIDLQSLNLSGEIPSSICELPYLSHLNLADNLFNQPIPLHLSECSSLETLNLSKNLIWGTIPDQISQFDALKVLDLSKNHIEGKIPESIGSLVHLQVLNLGSNLLSGTVPFVFGNFTELAVLDLSQNAYLASAVPTDIGKLEKLEQLFLQRSGFLGEIPESFVGLNNLITLDLSQNNLTGKLPQTLGSSLKNLVSFDVSENKLLGSFPSGICDGKGLKILSLHTNFFNGSITESISKCLNLEIFQVQNNGFSGDFPHGLWSLPKVMLVRAENNRFSGELLDSISKAAQLEQVQIDNNSFTGKIPQGLGLVKSLYRFSASLNGFSGEIPPNFCDSPVMSIINLSHNTLSGQIPELRKCRKLVSLSLADNSLTGEIPPSLADLPVLTYLDLSHNQLSGSIAPGLQNLKLALFNVSFNQLSGRVPSSLISGLPASFLEGNPGLCGPGLPNPCSDEHPKHHSSGLKTLTCALISIAFAMAMVIVAAGVFVFHRFSKRKSQPGVWRSVFFYPLRLTEHDLVMGMDEKSALGNGGPFGRVYTISLPSGELVAIKKLVNFGTQPSKALKAQVKVLAKMRHKNIVKILGFCHSDESIFLIYEFLQKGSLGDLICRPDFELHWSARLRIATGVAQGLAYLHKGYVPHLLHRNLKSTNILLDADYEPKLTDFAIDRIVGEAPFQSTITSEFAHSCYNAPECRYSKKATEQMDVYSFGVVLLELITGRQAEDIESLDSLDIVKWVRRKVNITNGALQILDPKISSSSSQKEMLRALETALHCTAVMPEKRPSMIEVVKTLESLNSGSCVPSTLDSEEQMQSVGV